The following are encoded together in the Capsulimonas corticalis genome:
- a CDS encoding ABC transporter ATP-binding protein, translating into MTQDIGAFDTRRTLRRVIGLFSSYRPQIWLTVAGVTCSAALGLLPPLFLKVIVNQGILPRNMSVVTRYSAYTILAVLAGMGVTMLYNYVSIQVGQKIMRDLRRKLFAHLQAMPLRFFTETRTGEIQSRISSDVGGVQGVVSDTATTVLSHTAIVLSTVGAMLALDWRLTLFSMGTLPLFALIAAKVGRIGRTIKRDAQEQTALLTAATQEMLSVSGILLTKTTGRQGLTLEKFDRENDALTTLLIKQSLLTRYFYDRIGVILSLTPILVYWMAGYLMIGHGAREISLGGIVAFTALQSRLFFPLAALLNIQVQLTSTLALFDRIFEYLDLKPEIADAPEIANGAAQPIVGAVEFDGVTFRYKAGQEKPTLADVSFSAQPGQLIALVGHSGAGKSTMTYLLARLYDVSSGAVRIDGADVRNIPLASLGASIGFVTQETFLLHDTIRENLRFGDPDATDEQIAEAAKAAAIHDHILTLPDRYETIVGERGYKLSGGEKQRIAIARAILKNPRILVLDEATSELDTHSEQAIHAALTPLMRGRTTIAIAHRLSTILAADQILVMDSGRIVERGTHDTLLAAGGRYAKLFAAQYENGAAAAR; encoded by the coding sequence ATGACCCAAGACATCGGCGCTTTTGACACGCGGCGCACGCTCCGGCGTGTGATCGGCTTATTCTCCTCCTACCGTCCCCAGATCTGGCTGACCGTTGCGGGCGTCACCTGCTCCGCCGCGCTCGGCCTGCTGCCGCCGCTGTTTCTCAAGGTGATCGTCAATCAGGGAATCCTCCCGCGGAATATGAGCGTCGTGACCCGGTACTCGGCGTACACCATCCTGGCGGTTCTCGCCGGCATGGGCGTGACGATGCTGTACAACTACGTCAGTATCCAGGTCGGTCAGAAGATCATGCGCGATCTGCGGCGTAAGCTGTTCGCGCACTTGCAGGCGATGCCACTGCGGTTCTTTACCGAGACGCGAACCGGGGAGATCCAGTCGCGCATCTCCAGCGATGTCGGCGGCGTGCAGGGCGTGGTGAGCGACACGGCCACGACGGTGTTATCCCATACGGCGATCGTGCTATCGACGGTCGGCGCGATGCTGGCGCTGGATTGGCGGCTGACGCTGTTTTCCATGGGGACGCTTCCGTTATTCGCGCTGATCGCCGCGAAGGTCGGCCGCATTGGCCGGACGATCAAGCGAGACGCTCAGGAGCAGACGGCTTTGCTGACGGCGGCGACGCAGGAAATGCTCTCTGTTTCGGGGATTTTGCTGACGAAGACGACTGGGCGCCAGGGGCTGACGCTGGAGAAGTTCGACCGTGAAAACGACGCGCTGACGACGCTGCTGATCAAGCAATCGCTGCTGACTCGCTACTTCTACGACCGGATCGGAGTCATACTCTCGCTCACGCCGATTCTGGTCTACTGGATGGCGGGATATCTGATGATCGGCCACGGCGCGCGGGAGATCAGCCTGGGCGGCATCGTCGCCTTCACCGCCTTGCAGTCGCGCCTCTTCTTTCCGCTCGCCGCTCTGCTGAACATTCAGGTGCAGCTGACCAGCACCCTCGCGCTTTTCGACCGCATCTTCGAGTATCTGGACCTGAAGCCCGAGATCGCCGACGCGCCCGAAATCGCCAATGGCGCCGCGCAGCCTATCGTCGGCGCGGTCGAGTTCGACGGCGTTACGTTCCGTTACAAGGCCGGCCAGGAAAAGCCGACGCTGGCCGATGTGTCCTTTTCCGCGCAGCCCGGCCAATTGATCGCCCTCGTCGGTCATTCCGGCGCCGGCAAGAGCACCATGACGTATCTGCTCGCGCGTTTGTACGACGTTAGCTCTGGGGCTGTGCGAATTGATGGCGCCGACGTCCGCAATATCCCGCTCGCCTCGCTGGGCGCGTCCATCGGCTTCGTGACCCAGGAAACCTTCCTGCTGCACGACACGATCCGCGAAAACCTGCGCTTTGGCGACCCTGACGCCACCGACGAGCAGATCGCCGAAGCCGCCAAAGCCGCCGCGATCCACGATCACATCCTCACCCTGCCGGACCGTTACGAGACAATCGTCGGCGAGCGCGGTTACAAGCTTTCCGGCGGCGAGAAGCAGCGCATCGCCATCGCGCGGGCCATCCTCAAGAACCCCCGGATACTCGTTCTCGACGAAGCAACCTCCGAGCTTGACACCCATTCGGAACAGGCGATCCACGCCGCCCTCACGCCGCTCATGCGCGGCCGCACGACGATCGCCATCGCCCATCGTCTCTCCACCATCCTTGCCGCCGACCAGATTCTCGTGATGGACAGCGGCCGGATCGTCGAACGCGGAACGCACGACACCCTTCTCGCCGCCGGCGGCCGCTACGCGAAGCTCTTCGCGGCCCAATATGAGAACGGCGCGGCGGCCGCGCGATAG
- a CDS encoding glycosyltransferase family 2 protein: MIDTTASPAPLVSVIIATYNRSATLRWTIESVLRQTCADFELLVIGDACMDDTAEVVASFGDPRIRWINLPVNTGSQSGPNSEGLRRARGRYIAYLGHDDLWFPWRLSGMTEALESSGDDFVHGLVALLAPEGVRGVAGKPPEGQAYGTFNAPPSGWLHRRSIVDVIGYWADPASLSRPIDVEYLGRAYKAGLKVRHLPALSVLKWPSAWWRAYALTEGYPQAHFAALMSSDPKAAYDEVMQGIAIRLAEDWDPRVPVRVSARRLALSLQHVVGQSPLWSRWPLSDVARWRAQQFRRRSRRDRGLGSPSQ; the protein is encoded by the coding sequence ATGATCGACACGACCGCATCGCCGGCTCCGCTTGTGAGCGTGATTATCGCCACTTATAACCGCAGCGCGACGCTGCGCTGGACGATCGAAAGCGTGCTGCGCCAAACGTGCGCGGACTTTGAGCTGCTGGTGATTGGGGACGCCTGTATGGACGACACCGCCGAAGTCGTCGCGTCGTTCGGCGATCCCCGAATCCGCTGGATCAATCTGCCGGTCAACACGGGGTCGCAGAGCGGGCCGAACAGCGAGGGGCTGCGCCGGGCGCGGGGGCGGTATATTGCGTATCTGGGTCATGATGACCTGTGGTTTCCCTGGCGCCTTTCGGGGATGACGGAGGCGCTGGAAAGCAGCGGCGACGACTTTGTGCATGGCCTTGTGGCGCTGCTCGCGCCCGAAGGCGTGCGCGGCGTGGCCGGCAAACCGCCGGAGGGGCAAGCGTATGGGACGTTTAACGCGCCGCCTTCGGGCTGGCTGCATCGCCGGTCCATCGTGGATGTGATTGGTTACTGGGCCGATCCGGCGTCGCTGTCGCGGCCGATCGATGTCGAATATCTCGGCCGCGCGTACAAGGCGGGATTGAAGGTCCGGCATCTGCCCGCGCTGTCCGTCCTCAAATGGCCGTCCGCGTGGTGGCGCGCCTATGCGCTCACGGAAGGGTATCCGCAGGCGCACTTCGCCGCCTTGATGAGTTCCGACCCGAAAGCGGCGTATGACGAGGTAATGCAGGGCATCGCGATTCGCCTGGCGGAAGATTGGGATCCCAGAGTTCCCGTGCGCGTGTCGGCGCGCCGCCTGGCGCTGTCGCTGCAGCACGTCGTGGGGCAGTCGCCGCTCTGGAGCCGGTGGCCGCTGAGCGATGTCGCCCGGTGGCGCGCGCAGCAGTTCCGCCGGAGATCCCGCCGCGATCGCGGTCTCGGTTCACCGTCTCAATAG
- a CDS encoding dTDP-4-dehydrorhamnose 3,5-epimerase family protein, translating into MSASAPVKVSQTVYPDGRLVDDRIVGLIVRPETHIVDPRGELVEIYSPAWNLHPEPLVYAYQVRINRGQGRGWVVHAKQDDRIHHCVGTLHWAFYDDRKDSPTHGMLNKITISERNTALIVIPKGVYHAVMNVGSEDAIMINLPTKPYNHADPDKFRLPFQNDLIPYDFGDLGPQ; encoded by the coding sequence ATGTCTGCCTCGGCGCCTGTCAAAGTTTCTCAGACGGTTTATCCTGACGGACGTTTGGTGGATGACCGCATCGTCGGCCTGATCGTGCGGCCCGAAACCCATATCGTCGATCCGCGCGGCGAATTGGTTGAGATTTACTCCCCCGCTTGGAATTTGCACCCTGAGCCGCTTGTCTACGCGTATCAGGTCCGGATCAATCGAGGGCAAGGACGCGGGTGGGTCGTGCACGCCAAGCAGGATGACCGGATCCATCACTGCGTGGGAACGCTGCACTGGGCGTTTTACGACGACCGCAAGGATTCTCCAACGCATGGAATGCTCAATAAGATCACGATCAGCGAACGGAACACCGCGCTGATCGTCATTCCCAAGGGTGTGTACCATGCAGTGATGAATGTCGGCTCCGAAGACGCCATCATGATCAACCTGCCGACGAAGCCTTACAATCACGCCGATCCGGACAAATTCCGCCTGCCGTTTCAAAACGATCTGATCCCCTATGATTTCGGCGACCTTGGTCCTCAGTAA
- the dinB gene encoding DNA polymerase IV, with product MRTILHLDLDAFYCAVEERRDPSLRGKAFAVGGSPDGRGVVASCSYEARRYGVRSAMPMGRARGLCPGLLCLPCDFSAYRAASAEVMARVRGVTPLVEQISIDEAFMDVSALREPGIQIARRLQDEIRNELGLSCSLGIATNKLVAKIATDVGKMRVGTGASPQAICEAPPGGEAAFLDPLPADALWGVGGRTSERLAELGVRTIGDIARWPEADLRRRFGKHGDFMARHARGLDDRPIVTERDAKSMSKETTFARDVTDGDMLRQTLRAQVRQVCAHLKKDGVCGGTVKLKIRWSDFTTLTRQFSVPHPTDQESVILPLALKLLDQIWPEGRPVRLLGVGVGNLEVPLQLNLWDTRPAEEAAKAKKVDATLNALRERFGESALRRAQDLLEPPFSNGEE from the coding sequence ATGCGAACCATTCTCCATCTCGATCTCGACGCATTCTACTGCGCTGTCGAAGAACGGCGCGATCCCAGTCTGCGCGGCAAGGCGTTCGCGGTCGGCGGATCGCCGGATGGGCGAGGGGTGGTGGCGTCGTGCTCATATGAGGCGCGGCGGTATGGCGTCCGGTCGGCGATGCCGATGGGACGGGCGCGGGGGCTGTGTCCGGGGCTGCTCTGTCTGCCGTGCGATTTCTCCGCGTACCGGGCGGCGAGCGCGGAGGTGATGGCGCGCGTGCGTGGGGTGACGCCGCTTGTGGAGCAGATCTCGATCGATGAGGCGTTTATGGATGTCTCGGCGCTGCGGGAGCCGGGGATACAAATCGCGCGCCGCCTTCAGGATGAGATCCGGAATGAGCTGGGGTTATCGTGCTCGCTGGGAATCGCCACGAATAAGCTCGTCGCCAAGATCGCGACGGATGTGGGGAAGATGCGCGTCGGTACGGGCGCGTCGCCTCAGGCGATCTGCGAAGCGCCGCCGGGAGGGGAAGCCGCGTTTCTCGATCCCTTGCCGGCGGATGCGCTTTGGGGCGTCGGCGGGCGGACATCCGAGCGGCTCGCGGAGCTGGGCGTCCGTACGATCGGCGATATCGCCCGCTGGCCGGAGGCGGATCTGCGCCGGCGATTTGGCAAGCATGGCGACTTCATGGCGCGGCATGCCCGGGGACTCGACGACCGTCCGATCGTCACCGAGCGTGACGCCAAGTCGATGTCCAAAGAGACGACGTTCGCCAGGGATGTTACGGACGGCGACATGCTGCGGCAGACGCTGCGCGCGCAGGTCCGCCAGGTTTGCGCGCATCTGAAGAAGGACGGCGTTTGCGGCGGGACGGTGAAGCTCAAGATCCGCTGGTCCGACTTCACGACGCTCACGCGCCAGTTCTCCGTGCCCCACCCCACCGATCAGGAATCCGTCATTCTCCCATTGGCCTTAAAACTTCTCGATCAAATCTGGCCCGAAGGGCGCCCGGTGCGTCTGCTCGGCGTGGGCGTTGGTAACCTGGAAGTTCCCCTGCAGCTCAATCTCTGGGACACGCGCCCGGCGGAGGAGGCGGCGAAGGCGAAGAAGGTGGACGCCACGCTGAATGCGCTGCGGGAGCGCTTCGGCGAATCGGCGCTGCGCCGGGCGCAGGATCTGCTGGAGCCTCCGTTTTCGAACGGTGAAGAGTAA
- a CDS encoding family 78 glycoside hydrolase catalytic domain — MAIRWQGDWIWSGEALPKRNAFVRFRRTFAYQGGAAALFLTADARYVLFVNGERVGQGPVRAWPGYWRYDSYDLTPYLRAGDNTLAVRVQHYGEGNFQYLPSPPGLLAQLELDGETIVSDTAWRASPDRAFVSAAPRISVQQGFEEQYDARLSDDWTAADYDDRDWPRAISLRGALAGPHQNFQDRAIPFLTEEPVLPQRIVSLETVQSIPHRATIHVKPYLVPGDITSNHVNAHVLAATQIWAPEDCGVALTPSHFAFGPVKVNGVLVTDGRANLKAGWNDLLTSFHHASHIQEYVICFDGPAGLRFCARGDAGGAPWAVVGPFGLTAADRRKSETFMDLSIISAEPLVEEATCEEGERVWEMGQVASLTDRPYFQEVRPEHLPSVNVFVQAYTDKVCAGEVRTEHRDGLLSGSEWTTIQPDPEGRDIRILLDFGREIVGAHQFEVIAAEGTILDTHNFEFIQPDGLYNFAETMNNSFRYICRAGRQSYRTLLRRGFQYTYLILRNLTSPLRIKGFQTIYSSYPQSRRGTFASSDAKLDRIWQVGADTLRACAEDTYTDCPSYEQVHWVGDARNEALVDWVVNGDPRLWYRCLEQVGQSLDRSPLTEAQVPSAWRNIIPTWSFLWMRSCREYLLFTGDRDGAARLLKFAARNIEGILQYINADGLFDIHSWNLFDWAEMDTPNIGVVTHQNCMAVLALRDAAELSEWLGGAGRAAVWRKMADSLSDAVNAHLWNDERAAYTDCLRDGAHSKVYSQQTQTVALMSGVASGGRGERCREIIHAPPEGFVRAGSPFFEFFLLESFQQEAREQDFVDTIRRDWGFMIDMGATTFWEMWSGRTGRLTRSHCHGWSAAPTYFLSTYVLGVRPLSPGYRSVVVEPHPADLTWCRGSVPTPFGDIHVQWENPNGAPFVIRVKAPEGVEVIVRAPR; from the coding sequence ATGGCGATTCGATGGCAAGGGGATTGGATCTGGTCCGGCGAGGCGCTCCCGAAACGAAACGCCTTTGTTCGCTTCCGGCGAACCTTCGCTTATCAGGGCGGCGCGGCGGCGCTGTTTCTGACGGCCGACGCCCGTTATGTCTTATTTGTGAACGGCGAGCGGGTGGGGCAGGGGCCGGTGCGCGCCTGGCCCGGCTACTGGCGGTACGATTCCTACGATCTGACCCCTTATCTCCGGGCGGGCGACAACACCCTCGCCGTGCGCGTCCAGCACTATGGGGAAGGCAATTTTCAATATCTCCCGTCCCCGCCGGGGCTGCTTGCCCAGCTGGAGCTGGACGGTGAGACGATTGTCTCCGACACCGCCTGGCGCGCGAGCCCCGACCGCGCGTTCGTCAGCGCCGCCCCCCGCATCAGCGTTCAGCAGGGCTTTGAGGAGCAGTACGACGCTCGGCTCAGCGACGATTGGACGGCGGCCGATTACGACGATCGCGATTGGCCCCGCGCCATTTCCTTGCGCGGAGCGCTCGCGGGACCGCATCAGAACTTCCAAGATCGCGCCATTCCCTTCCTGACCGAAGAACCAGTCCTGCCGCAGCGGATCGTCAGCCTGGAGACCGTCCAGTCGATCCCGCACCGGGCAACGATCCACGTCAAGCCCTATCTCGTTCCCGGCGACATCACGTCCAATCACGTCAACGCCCATGTTCTCGCGGCGACTCAGATCTGGGCGCCCGAGGACTGCGGCGTCGCGCTGACGCCTTCGCACTTTGCGTTCGGCCCGGTCAAGGTCAACGGCGTTCTGGTCACTGACGGGCGCGCGAACCTCAAGGCGGGCTGGAACGACCTCTTGACGTCCTTCCATCACGCGAGCCACATTCAGGAATATGTGATCTGCTTCGACGGGCCGGCGGGCCTGCGCTTCTGCGCGCGCGGCGACGCCGGCGGCGCGCCATGGGCCGTCGTCGGCCCCTTCGGCCTGACCGCCGCCGACCGCCGTAAGTCCGAGACCTTCATGGATCTCAGCATCATCTCCGCGGAGCCGCTGGTTGAAGAAGCGACGTGCGAGGAAGGGGAGCGCGTTTGGGAGATGGGGCAGGTCGCGAGTTTGACGGACCGGCCATACTTCCAGGAAGTGCGCCCCGAACACCTGCCCAGCGTAAACGTCTTCGTGCAGGCGTATACGGACAAGGTGTGCGCCGGCGAAGTTCGGACCGAGCATCGGGACGGCCTGCTGTCGGGGAGCGAGTGGACGACGATCCAGCCCGATCCCGAAGGCCGCGATATCCGTATTCTGCTCGACTTCGGCCGCGAGATCGTCGGCGCGCATCAGTTTGAAGTCATTGCGGCCGAGGGAACTATTCTCGACACGCACAACTTCGAGTTCATCCAGCCGGACGGATTATATAACTTCGCCGAGACGATGAACAACAGCTTTCGGTACATCTGCCGCGCGGGACGGCAGTCGTATCGGACGCTTCTGCGGCGCGGCTTTCAATACACCTATCTGATCCTGCGCAATCTAACCTCGCCACTGCGCATCAAGGGGTTTCAGACGATCTACAGCAGCTATCCGCAGAGCCGGCGCGGGACATTCGCGTCGTCGGACGCCAAATTGGATCGGATCTGGCAGGTCGGCGCGGACACTCTGCGCGCCTGCGCCGAGGATACCTACACCGATTGTCCGAGCTACGAACAGGTCCACTGGGTCGGCGACGCGCGCAATGAGGCGCTGGTCGATTGGGTCGTCAACGGCGATCCACGCCTCTGGTATCGCTGTTTGGAGCAGGTCGGACAGAGCCTGGATCGCTCGCCGCTGACCGAGGCGCAGGTCCCCAGCGCCTGGCGGAACATCATCCCCACCTGGAGCTTCCTCTGGATGCGCTCCTGCCGCGAGTACCTGCTGTTTACCGGCGATCGGGACGGCGCGGCGCGTCTTTTGAAGTTCGCGGCGCGCAATATTGAGGGCATTTTACAGTACATTAACGCCGATGGCCTGTTCGATATCCACTCCTGGAACCTCTTCGACTGGGCGGAGATGGACACGCCCAATATCGGCGTCGTGACTCATCAGAACTGCATGGCCGTGCTCGCGCTGCGCGACGCCGCCGAGCTGTCCGAATGGCTGGGCGGCGCGGGGCGGGCCGCGGTATGGCGCAAGATGGCGGACAGCCTCAGCGACGCCGTGAATGCTCACCTCTGGAACGACGAGCGCGCCGCCTACACGGACTGCCTGCGGGACGGCGCCCACAGCAAAGTCTACAGCCAGCAGACACAAACCGTCGCCCTCATGTCCGGCGTCGCGTCCGGCGGGCGCGGCGAACGCTGCCGCGAAATCATCCACGCGCCGCCCGAAGGTTTCGTCCGCGCCGGCAGTCCGTTCTTTGAATTCTTCCTGCTGGAGTCATTCCAGCAGGAAGCGCGCGAGCAGGATTTCGTCGACACCATCCGCCGCGACTGGGGATTTATGATCGACATGGGCGCGACGACCTTCTGGGAAATGTGGTCCGGCCGCACCGGCCGCCTCACCCGCAGTCATTGCCACGGCTGGTCGGCCGCGCCCACCTACTTCCTGTCCACCTATGTTCTCGGCGTGCGCCCGCTTTCACCAGGCTATCGTTCCGTTGTGGTCGAACCGCACCCCGCCGATCTGACCTGGTGCCGAGGCAGCGTCCCGACGCCGTTTGGCGATATTCATGTCCAATGGGAGAACCCAAACGGCGCTCCGTTTGTTATCAGAGTCAAGGCGCCGGAAGGCGTGGAGGTGATCGTGCGCGCGCCGAGGTGA
- a CDS encoding GDSL-type esterase/lipase family protein, producing MAIKSTMILAAALAAPMFAALAGAAKPTTVALPAGAAQILDSATLETGGGAFVERKAGGDDIGGWTDPHALIRWTAQIPKPGVYHVELEYAQPTGNDGAALRISVGDQSVETTPPATGDWTTYQTVTAGDVQIARAGDVDVVMTASKAPHPYIMNVRSLTLRLAKQKKLSAPADAAALSPLTLAGKRVLWLGDSITQDGKYVTDIQYALEKRYPRQTFDIVSIGLASETTSGLTEKRHPFPRPDIHERLKRALDKVKPSVVVACYGMNDGIYHPQSPERFAAFQKGVRTLIDAVRASGAQLVLLTPPPFDAKVAGNLEKADAADFSFSDPYEGYDDVLAQYAAWEMGLHEPGMRVIDLHTPLAEYRKNERISDPNFRDTADGIHPDAAGHLAMANVVLTALGVPVKMDMTHSALASDVQAMEADPLYDLVRRQRERRSAGWLAYVGYTRGETVRADSVDAAETAAQALTPQIDAMRQPIRVACVGDSITWGANIDNPAVNSYPAVLGRMLGDRYRVYNFGVSGTTMLKKGDSPYWNQGAYKAAMDSQPNIVVIMLGTNDTKSQNWKYKDEYSANYTEMVRLFAALPTKPKIFLCRPVPVPKTGNYGINEAGVQEEIPMIDAIAAREAATEVDIHAALSGHDDLIPDNVHPNAAGARLIAGAVYKAVTGQEPPAGTAGFTLYF from the coding sequence ATGGCAATCAAATCAACGATGATCCTCGCCGCCGCGCTGGCGGCCCCAATGTTTGCCGCGCTGGCCGGCGCGGCGAAGCCTACGACGGTCGCGCTTCCGGCCGGCGCCGCGCAGATCCTGGACAGCGCGACGCTGGAGACGGGAGGCGGGGCGTTTGTGGAGCGCAAGGCGGGCGGCGACGATATCGGCGGCTGGACCGATCCGCATGCGTTGATCCGCTGGACGGCGCAGATTCCCAAGCCCGGCGTCTACCATGTGGAGCTGGAGTACGCGCAGCCGACCGGAAATGACGGCGCGGCTTTGCGCATCAGTGTCGGCGATCAATCCGTGGAAACGACGCCGCCGGCGACGGGGGACTGGACGACCTACCAGACCGTCACCGCCGGCGACGTGCAGATCGCCCGAGCGGGCGACGTGGATGTCGTGATGACGGCGTCGAAGGCGCCTCACCCATATATCATGAATGTGCGATCTCTGACGCTTCGGCTCGCCAAACAAAAGAAGCTGAGCGCCCCGGCGGACGCGGCGGCGCTTTCGCCGCTGACCCTGGCCGGTAAGCGCGTGCTCTGGCTCGGGGACAGCATCACCCAGGACGGCAAGTATGTCACGGACATTCAGTACGCTCTGGAGAAGCGCTACCCAAGGCAGACGTTCGATATCGTGAGCATTGGTCTGGCGAGTGAGACGACGTCGGGACTGACGGAGAAGCGCCACCCGTTCCCGCGTCCGGACATCCATGAGCGCCTGAAGCGCGCGCTGGACAAGGTCAAGCCTTCGGTCGTGGTGGCGTGCTACGGCATGAACGACGGGATTTATCATCCGCAAAGCCCCGAACGCTTCGCCGCCTTCCAAAAGGGCGTGCGGACGCTGATCGACGCCGTGCGCGCGTCCGGCGCGCAGCTGGTTCTGCTCACTCCCCCGCCGTTTGACGCGAAGGTCGCCGGCAATCTGGAGAAGGCCGACGCCGCCGACTTCAGCTTTTCGGATCCCTACGAAGGTTATGACGACGTGCTCGCTCAGTACGCCGCCTGGGAGATGGGGCTGCACGAGCCGGGCATGCGGGTGATCGATCTGCATACGCCGCTGGCGGAATACCGAAAGAACGAGCGCATTTCCGATCCAAACTTTCGGGACACCGCCGACGGCATCCATCCCGACGCCGCCGGGCATCTCGCCATGGCGAACGTGGTTCTGACCGCCCTGGGCGTCCCGGTCAAAATGGATATGACCCACTCCGCCCTGGCTTCGGACGTCCAGGCGATGGAGGCGGATCCGCTCTACGACCTGGTCCGGCGCCAGCGCGAGAGGCGCTCCGCCGGATGGCTCGCTTACGTTGGATACACGCGCGGCGAGACCGTGCGCGCCGACAGCGTCGACGCCGCTGAAACGGCGGCGCAGGCGCTGACGCCGCAGATCGACGCGATGCGCCAGCCGATCCGCGTCGCCTGTGTCGGCGACAGCATCACCTGGGGCGCGAATATCGATAACCCCGCCGTCAACAGCTATCCCGCCGTTCTTGGCCGGATGCTGGGAGACCGCTACCGGGTCTATAACTTCGGCGTCAGCGGAACGACGATGCTGAAAAAGGGCGATTCGCCCTATTGGAATCAGGGCGCCTACAAGGCGGCGATGGATTCCCAGCCGAACATCGTCGTGATCATGCTCGGGACCAACGACACCAAGTCGCAGAACTGGAAGTACAAGGACGAGTATTCCGCGAACTATACGGAGATGGTGCGCCTGTTCGCCGCCCTTCCGACCAAGCCGAAGATCTTCCTATGCCGCCCCGTTCCCGTCCCGAAAACCGGAAACTACGGCATCAACGAAGCGGGCGTCCAGGAAGAGATCCCGATGATCGACGCCATCGCCGCGCGGGAGGCCGCGACGGAGGTGGATATCCACGCGGCGCTCAGCGGCCACGACGATCTCATCCCGGACAACGTGCATCCCAACGCCGCCGGCGCCCGGCTGATCGCGGGCGCGGTCTACAAGGCGGTTACAGGGCAGGAGCCGCCGGCGGGGACGGCGGGCTTCACCCTCTATTTCTAA